One stretch of Sander lucioperca isolate FBNREF2018 chromosome 13, SLUC_FBN_1.2, whole genome shotgun sequence DNA includes these proteins:
- the LOC116064978 gene encoding gap junction delta-2 protein-like isoform X2 translates to MGEWTILERLLEAAVQQHSTMIGRILLTVVVIFRILIVGIVGEKVYEDEQIMFICNTMQPGCNQACYDKAFPISHIRYWVFQIILVCTPSLCFITYSVHQSAKARDRSYSLLHPYMDHHGHGHHGRHHDHHARKLHSRNINGILVHPDSSKEDHDCLEVKEIPNGPRGFPQHKSAKVRRQEGISRFYVIQVVFRNALEIGFLAGQYFLYGFNVPGMFECDRYPCVKEVECYVSRPTEKTVFLVFMFAVSGVCVLLNLAELNHLGWRKIKTAMQGVQARRKSICEVRKKDVSHLSQTPNLGRTQSSESAYV, encoded by the exons ATGGGGGAATGGACCATTTTGGAGAGGCTGCTGGAGGCTGCTGTCCAGCAGCACTCTACCATGATTGGAAG gatCCTGCTGACAGTGGTGGTGATTTTCCGTATCCTGATAGTAGGCATAGTGGGGGAGAAGGTGTACGAGGATGAGCAAATCATGTTCATCTGTAACACCATGCAGCCCGGCTGCAACCAGGCTTGTTATGACAAGGCCTTCCCCATCTCGCACATCCGCTACTGGGTCTTTCAGATCATCTTGGTGTGCACGCCCAGTCTGTGCTTCATCACATATTCCGTCCACCAGTCTGCCAAAGCACGTGACCGAAGTTACTCTCTCCTGCATCCTTACATGGATCACCATGGTCACGGTCACCACGGCCGCCATCATGACCATCACGCTCGCAAGCTACACTCTCGCAACATCAACGGCATCCTGGTGCACCCCGACAGTAGTAAGGAGGATCATGACTGCCTGGAGGTCAAGGAGATCCCCAACGGACCCCGAGGTTTCCCTCAACACAAGAGTGCCAAAGTGCGACGGCAGGAAGGCATCTCCCGTTTCTATGTCATCCAGGTGGTGTTCCGCAACGCGCTGGAGATCGGCTTCTTGGCCGGCCAGTACTTCCTGTATGGCTTTAATGTGCCAGGGATGTTTGAGTGTGATCGCTACCCATGCGTAAAGGAGGTGGAGTGTTACGTGTCTCGTCCCACAGAAAAGACCGTGTTTCTGGTCTTTATGTTTGCAGTAAGCGGCGTATGTGTGCTGCTCAACCTGGCTGAGCTAAACCACCTTGGCTGGAGGAAGATAAAGACGGCCATGCAAGGGGTGCAGGCCCGAAGGAAGTCCATCTGTGAAGTGCGCAAGAAGGATGTTTCACACCTGTCCCAGACCCCAAACCTGGGCAGGACCCAGTCTAGTGAGTCAGCCTACGTCTGA
- the LOC116064978 gene encoding gap junction delta-2 protein-like isoform X1: MGEWTILERLLEAAVQQHSTMIGRWPEKGDQRDVRVALFLLDLILLTVVVIFRILIVGIVGEKVYEDEQIMFICNTMQPGCNQACYDKAFPISHIRYWVFQIILVCTPSLCFITYSVHQSAKARDRSYSLLHPYMDHHGHGHHGRHHDHHARKLHSRNINGILVHPDSSKEDHDCLEVKEIPNGPRGFPQHKSAKVRRQEGISRFYVIQVVFRNALEIGFLAGQYFLYGFNVPGMFECDRYPCVKEVECYVSRPTEKTVFLVFMFAVSGVCVLLNLAELNHLGWRKIKTAMQGVQARRKSICEVRKKDVSHLSQTPNLGRTQSSESAYV, translated from the exons ATGGGGGAATGGACCATTTTGGAGAGGCTGCTGGAGGCTGCTGTCCAGCAGCACTCTACCATGATTGGAAG GTGGCCAGAAAAAGGAGACCAAAGGGATGTCCGTGTTGCTCTGTTTCTGCTGGATTT gatCCTGCTGACAGTGGTGGTGATTTTCCGTATCCTGATAGTAGGCATAGTGGGGGAGAAGGTGTACGAGGATGAGCAAATCATGTTCATCTGTAACACCATGCAGCCCGGCTGCAACCAGGCTTGTTATGACAAGGCCTTCCCCATCTCGCACATCCGCTACTGGGTCTTTCAGATCATCTTGGTGTGCACGCCCAGTCTGTGCTTCATCACATATTCCGTCCACCAGTCTGCCAAAGCACGTGACCGAAGTTACTCTCTCCTGCATCCTTACATGGATCACCATGGTCACGGTCACCACGGCCGCCATCATGACCATCACGCTCGCAAGCTACACTCTCGCAACATCAACGGCATCCTGGTGCACCCCGACAGTAGTAAGGAGGATCATGACTGCCTGGAGGTCAAGGAGATCCCCAACGGACCCCGAGGTTTCCCTCAACACAAGAGTGCCAAAGTGCGACGGCAGGAAGGCATCTCCCGTTTCTATGTCATCCAGGTGGTGTTCCGCAACGCGCTGGAGATCGGCTTCTTGGCCGGCCAGTACTTCCTGTATGGCTTTAATGTGCCAGGGATGTTTGAGTGTGATCGCTACCCATGCGTAAAGGAGGTGGAGTGTTACGTGTCTCGTCCCACAGAAAAGACCGTGTTTCTGGTCTTTATGTTTGCAGTAAGCGGCGTATGTGTGCTGCTCAACCTGGCTGAGCTAAACCACCTTGGCTGGAGGAAGATAAAGACGGCCATGCAAGGGGTGCAGGCCCGAAGGAAGTCCATCTGTGAAGTGCGCAAGAAGGATGTTTCACACCTGTCCCAGACCCCAAACCTGGGCAGGACCCAGTCTAGTGAGTCAGCCTACGTCTGA